The Oreochromis niloticus isolate F11D_XX linkage group LG2, O_niloticus_UMD_NMBU, whole genome shotgun sequence genome includes a region encoding these proteins:
- the LOC100708648 gene encoding beta-1,3-galactosyltransferase 2 isoform X1, whose translation MLQNKKKSFRSCLVPKLIPKIIFRLLKMPENAVSKGERTLWMKFRRCLWYLVALIMVGTLVIYSSVFQVSWSLNPRTTTPNSSNPQNSVPPLVDRYTVAYPHEYHFILDEPNRCREESPFLVLMIPVEPHNREARHIIRSTWGNVTTVQGKVVSHYFILGQSREENGAQTIEEQLLRESRDHGDILQSDFLDSYHNLTIKTMLMFEWLSTHCPQTSYAMKVDTDTFLNVHNLVGMLLKAPQHLYITGTVIRFASVLRDQNSKWFVPFSTFPESVYPPYAIGLGYVFSLDLTRKILEAAQHVRALYIEDVYVGLCMRHLGIPLTDPPRGDMFRNWMPSDTGNCYWTSVITTLLHSSNQLLDVWKSYQTQAQSGC comes from the exons TGAAAGGACTCTGTGGATGAAATTTAGAAGATGCTTGTGGTATCTGGTGGCTTTGATCATGGTCGGGACTTTAGTGATCTACAGCTCCGTCTTCCAAGTGTCTTGGTCTTTAAACCCAAGGACCACCACCCCAAACTCAAGTAACCCTCAAAACAGTGTACCTCCTCTAGTTGACAGG TATACTGTGGCGTACCCACACGAGTACCATTTCATATTGGATGAACCGAACAGATGTCGGGAGGAAAGCCCGTTTTTGGTTCTAATGATCCCGGTTGAACCCCACAACAGAGAGGCTCGTCACATAATCCGCAGCACGTGGGGGAATGTAACAACAGTACAGGGCAAAGTGGTCAGCCACTACTTCATACTGGGACAGTCCAGAGAGGAAAATGGAGCACAGACCATTGAAGAACAA CTGTTACGTGAAAGCCGGGACCATGGTGACATTCTCCAGAGTGACTTCTTGGACAGCTACCATAACCTCACCATCAAAACAATGTTAATGTTTGAATGGCTCAGCACCCATTGCCCCCAGACCTCCTATGCCATGAAGGTTGATACCGACACGTTCCTCAATGTGCACAACCTTGTCGGGATGCTTTTAAAGGCCCCCCAACATCTCTACATCACAGGAACCGTGATAAGGTTTGCTTCTGTTCTTCGAGACCAAAACTCTAAATGGTTTGTGCCATTTTCCACCTTCCCCGAGTCAGTCTACCCACCTTATGCCATTGGACTGGGCTATGTGTTCTCACTGGATTTAACCAGGAAAATACTGGAGGCTGCTCAGCATGTCAGAGCTCTTTACATTGAAGATGTGTATGTGGGACTGTGCATGAGACACCTGGGTATTCCACTGACAGATCCTCCTCGTGGTGATATGTTTAGGAACTGGATGCCATCAGACACGGGCAACTGTTACTGGACTTCTGTCATTACAACACTGCTGCACAGCTCTAACCAGCTTTTGGACGTATGGAAATCTTATCAAACTCAAGCACAAAGTGGATGTTAA
- the LOC100708648 gene encoding beta-1,3-galactosyltransferase 2 isoform X2: protein MLPVSKGERTLWMKFRRCLWYLVALIMVGTLVIYSSVFQVSWSLNPRTTTPNSSNPQNSVPPLVDRYTVAYPHEYHFILDEPNRCREESPFLVLMIPVEPHNREARHIIRSTWGNVTTVQGKVVSHYFILGQSREENGAQTIEEQLLRESRDHGDILQSDFLDSYHNLTIKTMLMFEWLSTHCPQTSYAMKVDTDTFLNVHNLVGMLLKAPQHLYITGTVIRFASVLRDQNSKWFVPFSTFPESVYPPYAIGLGYVFSLDLTRKILEAAQHVRALYIEDVYVGLCMRHLGIPLTDPPRGDMFRNWMPSDTGNCYWTSVITTLLHSSNQLLDVWKSYQTQAQSGC, encoded by the exons TGAAAGGACTCTGTGGATGAAATTTAGAAGATGCTTGTGGTATCTGGTGGCTTTGATCATGGTCGGGACTTTAGTGATCTACAGCTCCGTCTTCCAAGTGTCTTGGTCTTTAAACCCAAGGACCACCACCCCAAACTCAAGTAACCCTCAAAACAGTGTACCTCCTCTAGTTGACAGG TATACTGTGGCGTACCCACACGAGTACCATTTCATATTGGATGAACCGAACAGATGTCGGGAGGAAAGCCCGTTTTTGGTTCTAATGATCCCGGTTGAACCCCACAACAGAGAGGCTCGTCACATAATCCGCAGCACGTGGGGGAATGTAACAACAGTACAGGGCAAAGTGGTCAGCCACTACTTCATACTGGGACAGTCCAGAGAGGAAAATGGAGCACAGACCATTGAAGAACAA CTGTTACGTGAAAGCCGGGACCATGGTGACATTCTCCAGAGTGACTTCTTGGACAGCTACCATAACCTCACCATCAAAACAATGTTAATGTTTGAATGGCTCAGCACCCATTGCCCCCAGACCTCCTATGCCATGAAGGTTGATACCGACACGTTCCTCAATGTGCACAACCTTGTCGGGATGCTTTTAAAGGCCCCCCAACATCTCTACATCACAGGAACCGTGATAAGGTTTGCTTCTGTTCTTCGAGACCAAAACTCTAAATGGTTTGTGCCATTTTCCACCTTCCCCGAGTCAGTCTACCCACCTTATGCCATTGGACTGGGCTATGTGTTCTCACTGGATTTAACCAGGAAAATACTGGAGGCTGCTCAGCATGTCAGAGCTCTTTACATTGAAGATGTGTATGTGGGACTGTGCATGAGACACCTGGGTATTCCACTGACAGATCCTCCTCGTGGTGATATGTTTAGGAACTGGATGCCATCAGACACGGGCAACTGTTACTGGACTTCTGTCATTACAACACTGCTGCACAGCTCTAACCAGCTTTTGGACGTATGGAAATCTTATCAAACTCAAGCACAAAGTGGATGTTAA